In one Juglans regia cultivar Chandler chromosome 11, Walnut 2.0, whole genome shotgun sequence genomic region, the following are encoded:
- the LOC109005224 gene encoding uncharacterized protein LOC109005224 codes for MGGDEEWRKTADTHKMKPEDVKAAGLEGSKRPPGQHPGEVLHQRSRLPFSYKTMAIGGLLITASIAYFTLYLKKKPEASARDVAKVTIGAAEPEDTRPRK; via the coding sequence atGGGAGGAGATGAGGAGTGGAGGAAAACGGCAGACACCCACAAAATGAAACCGGAAGACGTAAAAGCAGCGGGATTAGAGGGCTCCAAGAGGCCCCCTGGCCAACACCCTGGGGAAGTACTGCACCAGAGGAGCAGGCTGCCCTTCAGCTATAAGACCATGGCCATCGGAGGCCTCCTTATTACTGCCTCCATTGCTTACTTCACGTTGTACCTCAAGAAAAAGCCCGAAGCCTCCGCCCGAGATGTCGCCAAGGTGACTATTGGAGCCGCCGAACCTGAGGATACTCGGCCAAGGAAGTAG
- the LOC109005216 gene encoding phospholipase D Z-like produces the protein MEVSTIVLLIFLSTSLSLPSHSESSPGCKAWLAQSIPTDMPHLPRVPGVLSTGDVFRWLAWNSTQRLDVIAQYWQLNAHPEDPRSGDYGYSKADMLRFGAHEGSSVYKALQDAADRNVSIRLLSHSGVYPDYTTEPSNLASGRPNVENVTLLLGEWYGSGIVHTKVWISNRRDVYIGSANNDWKSLTQVKEVGIYLVGCPKIAKKVEVYFDNLWKLAYLNSSAYTKTVSDQQWQTNRKVPCWSRFLDSKESCRSPLPQFVRIPHVAGYPILSDPYMFKISIQTPGHSHSTLRPESSYLSFAPPELSFGRYQADQQAWVDTIKSVGSGGTVRISTMDWLGQSQYLKPTVYWSSLSSAVSEVVFSKHATVKILVAYWAHFINGTDQYLKSLLYSNVLCSSSKYNRCSGKVEIKYYMVPGFNLTGPATQNGTSTGNIYPGYSRVNHGKYAVSDARAHIGTSNLIWDYFYTTSGVSFGTYNPAIVSQLQLVFEADWNSPYAVPVEEIDQDGQFYSS, from the exons ATGGAAGTAAGCACCATCGTTCTACTCATCTTCCTGTcaacctctctttctctcccatcTCACTCCGAATCTTCGCCGGGATGCAAAGCGTGGCTCGCCCAATCAATCCCCACCGACATGCCCCACCTCCCTCGTGTCCCCGGCGTCCTCTCCACCG GGGATGTCTTCCGGTGGTTGGCCTGGAACTCTACCCAGAGACTGGACGTGATAGCTCAGTACTGGCAGCTGAATGCCCACCCCGAAGATCCTCGTTCTGGCGATTACGGATACTCGAAAGCAGACATGCTGAGATTTGGTGCCCATGAAGGTTCTAGTGTTTATAAAGCCCTCCAGGACGCCGCTGATCGCAATGTTAGTATCAG GCTACTGTCACACTCGGGAGTTTATCCCGACTATACCACAGAACCATCTAACCTTGCTTCAGGAAGGCCGAACGTGGAGAATGTGACCTTGTTACTGGGTGAATGGTATGGGTCTGGCATAGTACATACAAAAGTGTGGATATCGAATCGTCGAGATGTATATATCGGATCCGCAAATAATGACTGGAAGTCCCTCACGCAG GTGAAGGAAGTTGGTATTTATCTTGTTGGTTGTCCAAAAATTGCAAAGAAGGTTGAGGTTTACTTTGACAACCTGTGGAAGCTTGCATATCTCAATTCCTCGGCTTACACCAAAACAGTGTCTGATCAACAATGGCAGACCAATAGAAAAGTTCCATGCTGGTCACGTTTTCTTGATTCTAAAGAAAGTTGCAG GTCACCTCTTCCTCAATTTGTGAGGATTCCCCATGTAGCAGGATATCCTATACTGTCCGACCcttatatgtttaaaatatcaattcagactCCTGGGCACAGTCATTCAACTTTGCGGCCTGAATCCAGCTATCTATCTTTCGCTCCTCCAGAG CTATCATTTGGCAGATACCAGGCTGACCAACAGGCATGGGTAGATACAATAAAATCTGTAGGAAGTGGAGGAACTGTTAGAATTAGTACCATGGACTGGCTTGGTCAGTCCCAATATTTGAAGCCAACAGTTTATTGGTCATCCCTTTCCTCTGCAGTATCAGAG GTGGTCTTCTCCAAGCATGCAACAGTGAAGATATTGGTAGCATACTGGGCACATTTTATCAACGGCACTGATCAGTATCTGAAGTCTCTCCTCTACTCCAATGTTCTCTGCTCCTCTTCAAAGTACAACAGATGCTCTGGAAAAGTTGAGATCAAGTACTATATGGTTCCGGGTTTTAATTTGACCGGACCTGCCACTCAGAATGGAACTAGTACGGGAAATATTTACCCTGGATATAGCAGAGTAAACCATGGAAAGTATGCAGTTAGTGATGCGCGAGCCCACATTGGTACAAGCAATCTTATTTGGGATTACTTTTATACAACATCTGGTGTAAGTTTTGGAACATACAACCCTGCCATTGTTTCGCAACTTCAACTTGTCTTTGAGGCTGACTGGAATTCGCCATATGCTGTTCCAGTTGAAGAGATAGATCAGGATGGTCAATTTTATTCAAGCTGA
- the LOC109005214 gene encoding BTB/POZ domain-containing protein NPY1: MKFMKLGSKPDAFQAEGKTVRYVSSELATDAIINVGEVKFYLHKFPLLSKSNCLQKLLLKANEENEDEIHIADFPGGPKAFEICAKFCYGMTVTLNAYNVVAARCAAEYLDMSEDVDRGNLIFKIEVFLNSSIFRSWKDSIIVLQTTKSLLPWSEDLKILGRCIDSIASKTSVDPANISWSYTYNRKLADPDRFVEDGVKFPEKMESVPKDWWVEDICELDIDLYKRVMITVKSKGRMDGTVIGEALKTYAVRWLPDSVDALVSDAHAWRNKSLVETIICLLPSDKGVGCSSSFLLKLLKVAILVGADESTRENLMNRISLKLHEASVKDLLIPARSPQITVYDVELVQCILNQFLIHDKFNRDVDVEKSEKGAENFVLELGSLLNVGRLIDGYVAEIARDRNLTLSSFIDLAQMIPGSARPIHDGLYKAIDIYLKEHPSLTKVERKKICGLMDVKKLTMDASMHAAQNERLPLRTVVQVLFFEQVRTSAGVRPINNNSCDTSRSMTNTTDEECERTEAAENGRTLKKQMSKMRIKDEEFGNKGKLSKGSKNSRSGMQLLPSRSRRIFDKLWAVGKGHGDNKSSDTSGSSQSPTSMVPGDTKSSGSSSRHRRHSIS; the protein is encoded by the exons atgaagtttatgaaattgggTTCGAAGCCTGATGCATTTCAAGCGGAAGGGAAAACTGTCAG GTATGTGTCGTCTGAATTGGCAACGGATGCCATCATAAATGTTGGGGAAGTAAAGTTTTACCTTCACAAG TTCCCTCTCTTGTCCAAGAGCAATTGCCTGCAGAAACTACTATTGAAGGCCAATGAGGAGAACGAAGATGAAATTCATATAGCTGATTTTCCTGGTGGGCCAAAGGCCTTTGAAATTTGTGCAAAATTCTGCTACGGAATGACGGTCACCCTCAATGCATACAATGTTGTGGCTGCACGTTGTGCAGCTGAGTACCTCGATATGTCAGAGGATGTTGATAGAGGAAACTTAATATTTAAGATTGAGGTATTTCTCAACTCAAGTATCTTCCGCAGCTGGAAAGATTCCATTATTGTTCTTCAAACAACCAAATCTCTTCTGCCCTGGTCTGAGGATCTGAAAATTCTTGGAAGATGTATAGATTCCATTGCCTCTAAAACTTCTGTGGACCCAGCAAACATCTCTTGGTCCTACACATATAATCGGAAATTAGCGGATCCTGATAGATTTGTTGAGGATGGAGTGAAGTTCCCAGAGAAAATGGAGTCTGTTCCAAAGGATTGGTGGGTTGAAGATATATGTGAGCTGGACATTGATCTTTACAAGCGAGTAATGATTACTGTGAAATCGAAGGGAAGAATGGATGGTACTGTAATTGGGGAAGCACTTAAAACGTATGCAGTTAGGTGGTTGCCAGATTCTGTTGATGCGTTGGTTTCTGATGCTCATGCCTGGAGGAACAAATCTTTGGTAGAAACAATCATTTGCTTATTGCCATCTGACAAAGGTGTGGGTTGTTCATCTAGTTTCTTACTGAAATTGCTAAAAGTTGCAATTTTGGTTGGAGCAGATGAGTCAACGAGGGAAAATTTGATGAATAGGATCAGCCTGAAGTTGCACGAAGCTTCTGTCAAAGATTTATTGATCCCGGCTCGGTCTCCCCAAATTACTGTATATGATGTTGAGTTGGTGCAatgcattttaaatcaatttttgatTCATGACAAGTTTAACCGGGATGTGGATGTTGAGAAGAGTGAGAAGGGGGCTGAGAATTTTGTCTTGGAACTTGGATCCCTGTTGAATGTTGGTAGACTAATTGATGGGTATGTAGCGGAAATTGCACGTGATCGAAATCTCACGCTCTCTAGTTTTATTGATTTAGCTCAGATGATTCCTGGATCAGCAAGACCTATTCATGATGGATTATACAAAGCCATTGACATCTATCTGAAG GAGCATCCTAGTTTGACAAAAGTTGAAAGGAAGAAGATATGTGGACTTATGGATGTCAAGAAACTGACAATGGATGCATCCATGCATGCTGCACAGAACGAGCGCCTCCCACTTCGGACAGTTGTACAAGTTCTCTTTTTTGAGCAGGTTAGAACATCTGCTGGTGTTCGACCTATTAACAACAATTCCTGCGATACTTCACGTTCCATGACAAATACAACGGATGAAGAATGTGAGAGGACAGAAGCAGCTGAAAACGGTAGAACCCTTAAGAAGCAGATGAGTAAAATGAGGATAAAAGATGAGGAATTCGGAAACAAGGGGAAACTTTCTAAGGGCAGCAAAAACAGCAGAAGCGGCATGCAGTTGCTGCCATCGCGATCGAGGAGAATATTCGATAAACTGTGGGCAGTTGGTAAAGGGCATGGAGATAACAAGAGCTCTGACACGTCTGGGAGCTCTCAGAGCCCAACTTCAATGGTTCCTGGAGACACCAAATCCTCTGGTTCATCCTCAAGACACAGGAGGCACTCAATCTCCTAG
- the LOC109005221 gene encoding early nodulin-like protein 1 — translation MSMAVFSRAISAFVLLLLYNFSEAKEILVGGSADGWKIPSTQSESLNQWAGNFRFLVGDSLVWKYDSGKDSVLQVNKEDYMNCNTSKPIEEYKDGNTKVKLDRSGPFYFISGAEGHCEKGQKLVVVVLSSRRGYTGISPAPSPVEFEGPAVAPTSSSTSLQGSLMVALWVFAFGICLM, via the exons ATGTCCATGGCAGTTTTTTCAAGAGCAATTTCAGCTTTTGTGCTCTTATTACTCTACAACTTCTCTGAAGCTAAAGAGATATTGGTTGGAGGTAGTGCAGATGGATGGAAGATTCCGTCCACTCAATCTGAATCCCTCAATCAATGGGCCGGAAATTTTCGTTTTCTCGTTGGTGACTCTCTCG TGTGGAAATATGACAGCGGGAAAGACTCTGTATTGCAAGTGAACAAGGAAGATTATATGAACTGCAATACATCTAAACCCATTGAAGAGTACAAAGACGGAAACACTAAGGTGAAACTTGACCGATCTGGGCCATTCTACTTCATCAGCGGAGCTGAAGGACACTGTGAAAAGGGTCAAAAGTTGGTTGTGGTGGTTCTTTCTTCAAGACGCGGGTACACTGGCATTTCCCCAGCACCTTCTCCGGTGGAGTTCGAGGGTCCGGCAGTTGCTCCGACTAGCAGTAGTACGAGTTTGCAAGGCAGTTTGATGGTTGCGCTGTGGGTTTTTGCTTTCGGAATTTGTTTGATGTGA
- the LOC109005213 gene encoding transmembrane 9 superfamily member 8-like yields the protein MAFRRSLAVRTFSISALLLILVHGSFCFYLPGVAPEDFRKDDTLKVKVNKLISTRTQLPYTYYSLPYCPPKKIVDSAENLGEVLRGDRIENSPFEFKMRAPKMCKVVCKITLDAKSAKEFKAKIDDEYRVNMILDNLPLVVPVQRRELESATVYQLGFHVGLKVHIPGSKGDKYFIHNHLAFTVKFHRDLQTDSARIVGFEVRPFSVKHEYDGKWEDDNTRLTTCDPHAKHTVMNSNSPQEVEENKEIIFTYDVEFQESDVKWASRWDAYLLMSDDQIHWFSIVNSLMIVLFLSGMVAMIMLRTLYRDISKYNELETQEEAQEETGWKLVHGDVFRPPNNSNLLCVYVGTGVQFFGMTLVTMMFAILGFLSPSNRGGLMTAMLLLWVFMGLFAGYSSSRLYKMFKGTEWKKTAFRTAVMFPAIVSSIFFVLNAIIWGQKSSGAVPFGTMFALVFLWFGISVPLVFVGSYVGFKKPAIEDPVKTNKIPRQIPEQAWYMNPVFSILIGGILPFGAVFIELFFILTSIWLNQFYYIFGFLFLVFVILIITCAEITVVLCYFQLCSEDYLWWWRSYLTSGSSALYLFLYATFYFFTKLEITKLVSGILYFGYMLIASYAFFVLTGTIGFYACFWFTRLIYSSVKID from the exons ATGGCGTTTCGAAGATCGCTCGCTGTACGTACGTTCTCGATCTCTGCACTCCTTCTGATTCTGGTCCATGGCAGCTTCTGCTTCTATCTCCCCGGTGTCGCTCCTGAGGACTTCCGGAAg GATGATACTCTAAAAGTGAAAGTGAACAAATTAATCTCTACAAGGACTCAGCTTCCTTACACATATTATTCTCTTCCTTATTGCCCGCCTAAAAAGATAGTGGACAGTGCAGAGAATCTTGGGGAAGTACTTCGTGGTGATCGTATTGAAAACTCTCCCTTTGAG TTTAAAATGCGAGCACCGAAAATGTGCAAGGTTGTTTGCAAGATTACACTAGATGCCAAATCTGCGAAGGAGTTTAAAGCGAAAATTGATGATGAGTATCGGGTCAACAT GATCCTTGATAATCTTCCACTGGTTGTGCCCGTACAAAGGCGGGAGCTGGAATCGGCCACTGTTTATCAGCTTGGATTTCATGTTGGGCTCAAAGTCCATATTCCTGGG AGCAAGGGTGACAAGTACTTTATTCACAACCATTTGGCATTTACTGTCAAGTTTCATAGAGATTTGCAAACAGACTCTGCAAGAATTGTGGGATTTGAGGTTAGACCATTTAG TGTTAAACATGAATATGATGGAAAATGGGAGGATGATAATACTCGTTTAACAACATGTGACCCTCATGCAAAACACACAGTTATGAATTCCAACTCTCCCCAAGAGGTTGAAGAgaacaaagagattatattcacATATGATGTTGAATTCCAG GAGAGTGATGTGAAGTGGGCATCTAGATGGGATGCTTATCTACTAATGAGCGATGACCAAATTCACTGGTTCTCAATTGTCAATTCTTTGATGATTGTTCTTTTCCTCTCGGGCATGGTGGCAATGATAATGCTACGGACACTTTACCGTGACATCTCCAAGTACAATGAACTTGAGACCCAAGAAGAAGCCCAAGAGGAGACAGGATGGAAGCTTGTCCATGGGGATGTCTTCCGGCCCCCAAATAACTCAAATTTGCTATGTGTCTATGTTGGAACTGGCGTTCAGTTTTTTGGGATGACGTTGGTGACTATGATGTTTGCCATCCTTGGATTCCTCTCCCCCTCAAACCGGGGTGGTCTCATGACAGCAATGCTCTTGCTTTGGGTTTTCATGGGTCTTTTTGCTGGTTACTCTTCTTCTCGTTTGTACAAGATGTTTAAGGGAACAGAATGGAAGAAAACTGCTTTCCGGACCGCAGTCATGTTCCCGGCAATTgtctcttccattttctttgtcTTAAACGCTATCATATGGGGACAGAAATCGTCCGGGGCTGTGCCTTTTGGTACTATGTTCGCACTTGTCTTCCTATGGTTTGGGATTTCCGTCCCACTTGTATTTGTAGGTAGCTATGTTGGGTTCAAGAAACCAGCAATTGAGGATCCTGTGAAGACAAATAAAATCCCCAGGCAGATTCCCGAGCAAGCCTGGTACATGAACCCAGTCTTTTCGATTCTGATCGGAGGAATACTACCATTTGGAGCTGTTTTTATTGAACTATTCTTCATCCTTACCTCAATCTGGTTGAATCAGTTTTACTACATCTTTGGTTTCCTCTTCTTGGTCTTTGTAATCCTCATCATCACTTGTGCGGAAATAACTGTCGTGCTCTGCTACTTCCAACTCTGCAGTGAGGACTACCTGTGGTGGTGGAGGTCATACCTTACATCAGGCTCGTCTGCACTATACCTCTTTCTCTATGCGACGTTCTACTTCTTCACAAAGCTTGAAATCACAAAGCTTGTCTCTGGGATATTGTACTTTGGATACATGCTAATTGCATCGTATGCGTTCTTTGTTCTAACTGGTACCATCGGATTTTATGCATGCTTTTGGTTCACAAGGCTCATCTACTCATCTGTGAAGATTGATTAA
- the LOC109005222 gene encoding uncharacterized protein LOC109005222: MLKTKMKRVVSMDPYQSRPINEEARVNLKYQILLQEYLELQKEFISKKRRLQNATVNRETLLAEVRFLRKKHKYLLKVQSPKGEQEFVQRKNSDICFYNVGEAVPKHQSPQFWNDGERSLDCGEAAKVVGKKK, encoded by the exons ATGTTGAAAACTAAGATGAAAAGGGTCGTCTCTATGGATCCTTATCAATCTCGTCCTATCAATGAAGAGGCTAGGGTTaacctaaaatatcaaattttattgCAGGAGTATTTGGAACTGCAAAAG gAATTCATTTCAAAGAAGAGAAGATTGCAGAATGCAACAGTGAATAGAGAAACCCTTTTGGCTGAAGTCCG atttttaagaaaaaagcataaatatttattgaaggTACAATCGCCCAAAGGTGAACAAGAATTTGTACAGCGAAAAAACTCAGATATATGTTTCTATAATGTTGGTGAAGCTGTTCCAAAACATCAATCTCCACAGTTCTGGAATGATGGAGAACGGAGCCTGGATTGTGGAGAAGCGGCCAAAGTTGTTGGGAAGAAGAAATAA